Part of the Flagellimonas eckloniae genome, CCTGATCGGGCGGATGAGCTTTCGGTGCAAGCAAAAGAACTTTCGGCACATAATGTAATGACAAGCAAGCTTTCCAATTTGTCTTTGCAGTTGTATGGAATGATGCTGAAAGTAGGTTATGTACGGAATGATGAAGATTTAAGAAGCGTAAAAGATTATTTTGAGAAGCACATGCCCGCCTACAATCTGGATGATTTGGGCTTTCGCGAAAAATTATGGCTCTATAAAGCTCATTTATGGTATAGTTTTCTAACCCAAGATTTTTTATCCTCTTATAAATATGCAAGTAAATGGGTAGATCTTTTCTATGACAATGAAGAAATGATTGCTTTGAACCCTGTTTTCTTTTTAAAGGGGAATCATTATTTATTGGAATCTCAGTTTTTTGTAAAATATAGATCTCAGTTCAAGGAGACCTTAGAGCGAATGGAAGCGCAAGTTGGTAGCCCTAAGTTTCCTCAGAATGATAATATAGCTTCGCTTGCGTTTTTATACATCAATTCAAACAAATTAAACCTTCATTTTTTAGAGGGCACCTTCAATAAAGGACTGTATTTAGTTAATATTATTGAGTACGGAATCAAAAAACACAAGGATAGGATTGATGAGCACCATATCATGCTTCTATATTATAAGATTGCATGTCTTTATTTTGGAAATGGGGATAATAAAAATTGCATTGTCTATCTAAAGAAAATCATTTCGAATAAAAACTTAAAAATGCGCGAGGATCTGATGTGTTTTGCCCGTGTATTGAGCCTCGTTGCACATTATGAGGCAGGAATGGACTATCACCTGGAAGTACAGCTTAAAAGCACCTACAAGTTCTTATTGAAAATGAACGACTTGCATGCAGTTCAAAAAGAGATGATAAAGTTTTTACGTAGTCTTGGTGACATATACCCGAATGAACTTAGAAATGAATTTCAAAAGCTCTATAACGAGCTCAAGAAATATGAGAACCATCCATACGAAAAAAGAGCTTTTTTGTATTTGGATATTCTTTCCTGGTTGGAAAGCCATTTAGAAAATAAACCTGTTGGACAGATTATACGAGAAAAGGCGTTGGCGATTACCCGTTAGCGACATGCATTCCAAATAGCATCATTTGGTGGGTTGGCAACTAAAGTCAACAATTCTTTTTTTACGGGGTGTTCAAGTTCAAGACTTCTCGCATGTAAATGTATCCCCCCATTTTTGTTGCTTCTATCCGCGCCATATTTTAAATCCCCTTTTATAAAGCAACCCATAGTGGCCAACTGAGCTCTAATTTGGTGGTGTCTTCCTGTTTGTAAATCAATTTCCAAGAGGAAATAATTGTCCATTTTTTTTAGAATTCTATATTCCAGAACAGCCTTTTTACTATTTTGAATCTCTTTTTTATAGGCGTAAGATTTGTTTTGCTTTGGATTCCGAACCAGCCAATGCGTTAAAACTCCATGTTCGTTTTCTGGAGCTTTTTTTACAACTGCCCAATAGGTCTTTTTAGGTTTTCCTTCTGAAAACATCTTGTTTAGGCGCGG contains:
- a CDS encoding RluA family pseudouridine synthase, whose protein sequence is MADKTLHSNPSNIEVLYEDNHLIVINKRSGDIVQGDKTGDKPLSEVVKQALKEKYNKPGNVYLGVVHRLDRPTSGIVLFAKTSKALPRLNKMFSEGKPKKTYWAVVKKAPENEHGVLTHWLVRNPKQNKSYAYKKEIQNSKKAVLEYRILKKMDNYFLLEIDLQTGRHHQIRAQLATMGCFIKGDLKYGADRSNKNGGIHLHARSLELEHPVKKELLTLVANPPNDAIWNACR